A genomic window from Pecten maximus chromosome 2, xPecMax1.1, whole genome shotgun sequence includes:
- the LOC117321686 gene encoding uncharacterized protein LOC117321686, with amino-acid sequence MTLSKNTLSVAEELSVAGEKIDQGIIKKTDPEADDNVSVSSTASSYASLKRIKEEQVRVELETRKLALSKKHEIELAKLSLKLKEEELELDTGIAVAQARSGVLDKYDSNENLNASVDQALAFEQPRFTSPKPRPLPVRFTDESVCASPPPVLYDRPRPHMTGVAEVSSRTLPEQYVDSSHSQTVVQSVVQHLRKPVAEVKKFSGDPLEYRRFIRQFHSKVVINTDDDDERMNYLEQLTFGDAHKVVSGFSHLNGDKAYKAAMSQLEDRYGDEEVIATAFIKKALDWPTIRPGDPKALDDFSLFLVECDNAVGTESNGVLDYSDNIKKLMLKLPFYLHDKWRNQVYKYKEAKRKVRFKDLVKFVKTEAKKINDPTYGSIATGTSRPKTPQKIARSSNAVPEIVTDSIPKSTSDTVPPPAPNYKCFFCDSTSHSLDTCKKITAKPMNERVNFIKEKGLCFGCLKKGHLSKRCRNRSKCGICNKSHPSILHNEESSSVVSVSNASTGYAIAKEDQKGDVSCAMAIVPVRIRLRDKPHSIETYAFLDTGSSASFCTETVMKQLGARGKKTQLTLSTMGEPFIMNTFSISGLQVSDIDSENAIDLPRVFTKEKMPVSKKHIPTQAEVSRWEHLAKVSLAEPNCEIGLMIGSNVPDAYSPIEILAGPSGSPHATRTKLGWVVWNVLRESGTIQVNRVHIQDESGEDIEDMVKRSMNLDFPERLIDDRKENSREDKQFLDMAENSIYKDGEHYCVSLPFRNMVTILPDNSVMAKRRLRSIENRFKADPKFKEDYTTFMETLLEKGHAEPAPVGFDKGKVWYIPHHGVYHKKKNKIRVVFDCSARYQGVSLNDNLLQGPDLTNNLLGVLMRFREEPVAVIGDIEAMFYQVKVPVNERDYLRFYWWPNGNTANEPRSYRMTVHLFGASSSPSVCNFALQKTAEDSQKRFPQEVQDTLKRNMYVDDCLTSVATEKKAISLIHDVTQMCKSGGFRLTKWTSNSDVVVESIPEGDRAQEVKLWSLDSKPPIERALGVYWFMENDSLGFQIQMKDKPVTRRGILSVTSSVYDPLGIASPFVLKAKSILQRLCRDGKGWDEEITGKDLKDWTDWLLQLPELEHVTIDRCYKGKNLGKVTSCQLHGFADASDIGYGMVFYLRLVDVTGKIHCSFLFGKARVAPLKAVTIPRMELTAASSLVKLGRMVTEQLNYNIDRFFFWTDSTSVLRYIANKNLRFHTFVANRIALIHEATSEDDWYYINTKENPADVASRGTSISKLPDSWTRGPMFLWKSEREWPVVEKDVKIADKEDDPEIRTTACATSVVLDTNSGVENLFDYYSNFNKLRRATGWLMRAMDNLQGAVERSRQIKQDISSSESDPVKRDQKIKLALSKERQSRLLKGQKNLRTACLSVDILERAEAALIKYEQRKYFAAESKILHQDNGVQSRKLKKTSKLFKMDPFVKDGVIRVGGRLERAEISYDAKHPVVLPRESVVSRLVVDDAHRSCGHLGKNTVLAFIREKYWIVGARTLVKSILSKCVTCRKYRAPCVEQKMANLPAERLAADQPPFSRTGMDFFGPFELKRGRSVVKRYGVLFTCLVTRAVHLEVAASLDTDSCINSIRRFIARRGKPVFIRSDNGTNLVGAQREMKENIQKWNTDKIRDNMLQSSIQWEFNPPSGSHFGGVWERLIRSVRQVLYSVMHEQNAKLDDEGLQTLFCEVEAILNGRPLTEASDNVTDLRVLTPNHLLLLQPGEYFPPGTFVATDNYARRRWRQIQYLSDIFWNRWTKEYLPLLQGRQKWMKKRRNMQTGDLVLIADSTPRHAWITGRIQEVVKDKHDIVRFVKVKTPSNVLTRPVTKLVLLLESDIE; translated from the coding sequence ATGACATTGAGTAAGAACACTTTATCTGTAGCCGAAGAGTTGAGTGTGGCTGGCGAGAAAATAGACCAAGGCATTATAAAGAAAACTGATCCAGAAGCCGATGATAATGTATCCGTTTCCAGTACTGCCAGTTCATACGCGTCTCTGAAACGTATCAAAGAAGAACAGGTTAGGGTAGAATTAGAGACAAGGAAACTAGCGTTATCAAAGAAACATGAAATTGAGTTAGCTAAGTTGTCGCTAAAGCTCAAAGAGGAAGAGCTGGAACTTGATACCGGTATAGCTGTCGCTCAAGCGAGAAGCGGAGTACTCGACAAGTACGACTCAAATGAAAATCTTAATGCTTCAGTTGACCAGGCTCTTGCGTTCGAGCAACCGCGATTTACCTCCCCTAAGCCGCGACCATTGCCTGTACGATTTACAGATGAAAGTGTTTGTGCAAGTCCCCCTCCAGTCCTATATGATAGACCTAGACCGCATATGACTGGTGTAGCAGAAGTGTCATCGAGAACACTACCTGAACAATATGTTGATTCGTCCCATTCACAAACCGTAGTTCAGTCGGTAGTTCAACATTTAAGAAAACCTGTGGCAGAGGTAAAGAAGTTTAGTGGAGATCCTCTAGAATATCGCAGATTTATTCGTCAATTTCACTCGAAGGTTGTAATCAACACTGATGATGACGATGAAAGGATGAACTACCTTGAACAACTTACATTCGGAGATGCACATAAAGTGGTGTCAGGATTCAGCCATCTTAACGGCGACAAGGCTTATAAGGCAGCCATGAGTCAGCTGGAGGATCGCTATGGCGATGAGGAAGTTATAGCGACAGCTTTCATCAAGAAAGCATTAGACTGGCCCACCATTCGTCCTGGAGACCCGAAGGCACTCGATGACTTCTCTTTGTTTCTTGTAGAGTGTGATAATGCAGTTGGCACAGAATCAAATGGCGTTCTTGACTACTCGGACAATATTAAGAAATTAATGCTCAAACTACCCTTCTATCTGCATGATAAATGGAGGAACCAAGTATATAAGTACAAGGAAGCAAAGAGGAAGGTTCGGTTCAAGGACTTAGTGAAGTTTGTGAAGACAGAGGCTAAGAAAATCAACGACCCTACGTATGGAAGTATTGCCACTGGGACTTCAAGACCAAAGACTCCGCAAAAGATTGCACGTTCCAGCAATGCAGTTCCAGAGATTGTTACAGATTCTATACCTAAGAGCACCAGTGACACCGTACCTCCTCCAGCCCCGAATTATAAGTGTTTCTTCTGTGACTCTACTTCCCATTCTCTGGATACTTGCAAAAAGATAACTGCCAAACCTATGAACGAAAGAGTCAACTTCATTAAAGAAAAGGGATTATGCTTTGGCTGTCTCAAGAAAGGCCACTTGTCGAAGAGATGCCGTAATCGTTCCAAGTGCGGCATATGCAATAAAAGTCATCCATCTATCTTACACAACGAAGAAAGCTCGTCAGTTGTTAGTGTATCGAATGCCAGTACTGGTTATGCTATCGCAAAAGAAGATCAAAAGGGGGATGTGTCTTGTGCCATGGCGATAGTCCCAGTTAGAATTCGCTTGCGTGATAAACCTCATAGTATAGAGACATACGCATTCTTGGATACAGGTAGTAGCGCTTCGTTTTGCACCGAGACAGTTATGAAACAGCTTGGAGCTAGAGGTAAGAAGACACAGCTTACACTGAGTACAATGGGTGAGCCATTTATCATGAACACATTTTCCATCAGTGGACTGCAAGTAAGTGACATTGACTCGGAAAATGCTATTGATCTTCCGCGAGTGTTCACGAAGGAGAAAATGCCCGTGTCTAAGAAGCACATCCCAACACAAGCAGAGGTGTCAAGGTGGGAACACTTAGCAAAGGTTTCACTAGCTGAGCCTAACTGTGAGATAGGTTTGATGATTGGTAGCAACGTACCAGATGCCTACTCGCCTATTGAGATACTTGCAGGCCCTAGTGGATCACCACATGCTACAAGAACTAAGCTTGGATGGGTGGTCTGGAATGTTCTTCGAGAAAGCGGTACTATACAAGTCAACAGAGTTCACATTCAGGATGAGTCTGGAGAAGACATCGAAGACATGGTTAAGAGATCTATGAACCTCGATTTCCCTGAGCGTCTTATTGACGATAGAAAAGAAAACTCGAGGGAGGACAAACAATTTTTGGATATGGCTGAAAACTCTATTTATAAGGATGGAGAACATTACTGCGTTTCGTTGCCATTTCGTAACATGGTCACTATTTTGCCTGATAACTCGGTAATGGCTAAACGGAGATTACGCAGCATTGAGAACAGGTTCAAGGCAGATCCCAAGTTCAAAGAAGATTACACTACCTTCATGGAAACACTGTTGGAGAAAGGTCATGCGGAACCAGCACCTGTGGGATTTGACAAAGGAAAGGTCTGGTACATTCCTCATCATGGTGTATACCACAAGAAAAAGAACAAGATTCGAGTGGTGTTTGATTGCTCTGCGCGATATCAAGGTGTCTCCCTTAACGACAACTTACTCCAGGGACCTGACCTTACAAACAATCTTCTTGGTGTGTTGATGCGATTCCGGGAGGAACCAGTGGCTGTCATTGGAGACATTGAAGCGATGTTCTATCAGGTGAAGGTCCCAGTAAATGAAAGAGACTATCTGCGATTTTACTGGTGGCCCAACGGGAATACTGCGAATGAGCCAAGGAGCTACAGGATGACGGTTCACCTGTTTGGAGCCTCATCATCTCCCAGTGTTTGCAACTTTGCTCTTCAGAAAACTGCAGAGGACAGTCAAAAACGGTTTCCCCAAGAAGTTCAGGACACACTGAAAAGAAATATGTATGTCGATGACTGTCTGACCTCCGTTGCTACAGAGAAGAAGGCGATTAGTCTTATACATGATGTGACTCAAATGTGTAAATCCGGAGGATTCCGACTTACCAAATGGACGAGTAACAGTGATGTGGTTGTGGAATCTATTCCAGAGGGTGATCGTGCCCAAGAAGTCAAGTTGTGGAGTCTGGATAGTAAGCCACCTATCGAAAGAGCTCTCGGAGTTTATTGGTTCATGGAGAATGACTCCCTTGGATTCCAAATTCAGATGAAAGACAAGCCCGTTACTAGAAGAGGTATTCTATCAGTAACCAGCTCAGTGTACGATCCTTTAGGAATTGCATCCCCGTTTGTTCTTAAGGCCAAGTCAATTCTGCAAAGACTTTGTAGGGATGGTAAGGGATGGGATGAGGAGATCACAGGAAAAGATCTGAAGGACTGGACCGATTGGCTGCTTCAGCTACCTGAACTAGAGCATGTTACCATTGATCGGTGTTACAAAGGGAAAAACCTCGGCAAGGTAACCTCCTGTCAACTTCATGGTTTCGCAGATGCAAGTGACATTGGATATGGAATGGTATTCTATCTTCGACTCGTTGATGTCACTGGAAAGATCCACTGCTCGTTCTTGTTCGGGAAGGCGAGAGTCGCACCACTGAAGGCAGTGACTATACCCCGGATGGAACTTACAGCTGCCTCTTCTCTAGTGAAGTTGGGCAGGATGGTGACAGAACAGCTGAATTACAACATAGATCGTTTCTTCTTTTGGACTGACAGCACTTCAGTCTTAAGGTATATCGCAAACAAGAATTTGCGCTTCCACACGTTCGTAGCTAACCGCATTGCTCTTATCCACGAAGCTACGTCGGAAGATGACTGGTATTACATCAACACTAAGGAGAATCCAGCTGATGTTGCATCAAGAGGAACGAGCATTTCGAAGTTGCCTGACTCGTGGACTCGTGGACCAATGTTCCTCTGGAAATCCGAACGTGAATGGCCCGTTGTGGAAAAGGATGTTAAGATCGCGGATAAAGAGGATGATCCTGAAATAAGGACGACTGCGTGCGCTACATCAGTTGTTTTAGACACAAACAGTGGTGTCGAAAATCTTTTCGACTATTACTCCAACTTTAATAAGCTTAGGAGAGCTACTGGATGGCTTATGAGAGCTATGGACAACCTGCAGGGAGCTGTTGAGAGGAGCCGGCAGATAAAACAGGACATCAGCAGTTCAGAATCTGATCCTGTGAAACGCGACCAGAAAATAAAGTTAGCATTGTCGAAAGAGAGACAGAGTAGACTTCTCAAAGGACAGAAAAACCTTCGTACAGCGTGCCTGTCTGTGGATATTCTGGAACGAGCTGAAGCCGCGTTGATTAAGTATGAGCAACGAAAGTACTTCGCAGCCGAAAGCAAGATCCTTCACCAGGACAATGGTGTTCAGTCGCGAAAACTCAAGAAGACTTCGAAATTATTCAAGATGGACCCCTTTGTTAAAGATGGTGTCATTCGCGTAGGAGGGCGTCTTGAAAGAGCTGAAATTTCGTATGATGCAAAACACCCAGTGGTGTTGCCTAGGGAATCTGTCGTATCGAGACTCGTTGTGGATGATGCCCACAGATCATGTGGTCACTTAGGAAAGAACACTGTTCTTGCATTCATTCGAGAAAAATATTGGATTGTTGGTGCTCGCACTCTGGTGAAATCTATTCTTTCCAAATGTGTGACTTGTAGGAAATACAGAGCTCCATGTGTTGAGCAAAAGATGGCAAACTTACCCGCAGAGCGACTCGCAGCTGATCAGCCTCCTTTCAGCAGAACTGGGATGGACTTCTTCGGACCCTTTGAACTGAAACGTGGAAGGAGTGTGGTAAAGCGATATGGGGTATTGTTTACCTGTCTTGTGACTCGTGCGGTCCATTTAGAAGTTGCTGCGTCGCTCGATACAGATTCTTGCATCAACTCCATTCGAAGATTTATCGCTCGCAGAGGAAAACCTGTATTTATTAGATCGGATAACGGAACCAACCTTGTAGGTGCTCAACGAGAAATGAAGGAAAATATTCAGAAATGGAACACAGACAAAATTCGTGATAACATGTTGCAGAGTAGCATTCAGTGGGAATTCAATCCTCCCTCCGGTTCTCACTTCGGCGGAGTCTGGGAAAGACTCATTAGGTCTGTGAGACAGGTGTTGTACTCTGTTATGCATGAGCAGAATGCGAAACTAGATGACGAAGGACTTCAGACACTCTTTTGTGAGGTAGAGGCTATCTTAAATGGACGCCCGTTAACTGAAGCATCGGATAACGTAACTGACCTACGGGTTTTGACCCCAAACCATCTGCTATTGCTTCAGCCTGGAGAGTATTTCCCACCTGGAACATTCGTCGCCACGGATAACTATGCCAGAAGGAGGTGGAGACAGATACAGTACCTTTCAGATATTTTCTGGAATAGGTGGACCAAGGAATACTTACCGCTTCTGCAAGGACGCCAGAAATGGATGAAGAAACGACGCAATATGCAGACTGGAGATCTTGTGCTGATCGCTGATAGTACACCTAGGCATGCGTGGATAACCGGTAGGATTCAGGAAGTTGTGAAAGACAAACATGACATTGTGCGATTCGTGAAGGTTAAGACCCCTTCCAATGTGTTAACGCGTCCAGTGACCAAACTCGTGCTCTTGCTCGAGTCAGACATTGAGTAA
- the LOC117321683 gene encoding uncharacterized protein LOC117321683 — MEPIQLLLCILLLSASGIGGQEDGIPSGDDPINKAAYTTRGYSGTTSSDRLGVIMSPGYPGNYPNNYRFRYDIYLGKQESDVEINFKIFDLEYCSNCDCDYIEIENYKLAKPLKYCGAALPNGDGQVFLNNLDDYVWITFQSNSDQRRPGFYATYEVTQRAGNDSFLVGGSVCPPVSCPYCNVGQTPEYDYTGVCTYCFCSKYRDNTTPYYPQTSLCPPVVCPACPYGFHRHMDYTSYKCTHCYCVHDQQTTVNGTWMQKTTSSYNPWSYLMTSHRPWQTTTHRPWQTTSHRPWQTTSHRPWRTTSYRPWLTTSHRPWQTTSYRPWQTTSHRPWQTTSHRPWQTTSHRPWRTTSHRPWQTTSHRPWRTTSYRPWLTTSHRPWQTTSYRPWQTTSHRPWQTTSHRPWRTTSYRPWLTTSHRPWVPASTTYPLRSQTATHYMWETTTASYDYDCGPSYFRNRSGVIMSPGVPGHAYPNNRDCRYDIDLGGVPGSRKTVALTFNFFDLETCSSCTCDSLTISSEETDHLRMCDGSMVNTSRTYYVHKSSDILKLHFTTDSSVVRSGFSVNYEVLSSEVSDTCGSDTCSTCNGLIHQDYFGCCICSDRHYETTTSRYYMTSTRAYSNSLLLQMLNNIVHHARMVEQYASDLENEANNAKNLVANSFG; from the exons ATGGAACCCATCCAATTGCTCCTTTGCATCCTGCTGCTGTCGGCTAGCGGCATTGGCGGACAAGAG GATGGTATACCGAGTGGAGACGATCCAATCAATAAAGCtg CGTACACCACACGTGGATATTCTGGAACCACAAGTTCAGACAGACTTGGCGTTATCATGAGCCCTGGTTACCCTGGTAACTATCCCAACAACTATCGCTTCCGGTATGACATCTATCTTGGAAAACAGGAGAGTGATGTAGAAATCAACTTTAAGATCTTTGATTTGGAGTACTGCAGCAACTGCGACTGCGATTATATTGAAATTGAGAACTACAAGCTAGCTAAACCGTTAAAATATTGCGGGGCTGCCCTTCCTAATGGAGACGGTCAGGTGTTCT TGAATAATTTGGACGACTATGTGTGGATAACCTTCCAATCGAATTCTGACCAACGACGTCCTGGATTTTATGCGACTTACGAGGTCACCCAGAGAGCAGGCAATGACTCATTCCTGGTCGGAGGGTCAGTCTGCCCACCTGTTTCCTGTCCGTACTGTAACGTAGGGCAAACTCCAGAATACGA TTATACCGGTGTTTGCACCTATTGCTTCTGTAGCAAGTACCGGGATAACACCACCCCTTACTATCCACAAA CTAGCTTGTGCCCACCTGTCGTCTGCCCTGCGTGTCCGTATGGCTTCCACCGACATATGGA TTACACAAGCTATAAGTGCACTCATTGCTACTGCGTTCACGATCAACAAACAACAGTTAATGGAACGTGGATGCAGAAGACAACCAGCAGCTATAATCCCTGGTCTTACCTTATGACCAGCCATCGCCCCTGGCAAACAACTACGCATCGCCCTTGGCAAACTACGAGTCATCGGCCATGGCAAACTACCAGTCATCGTCCTTGGCGAACAACCAGCTATCGTCCCTGGCTAACTACCAGTCATCGTCCTTGGCAAACTACCAGTTATCGTCCCTGGCAAACAACTAGTCATCGTCCCTGGCAAACAACCAGTCATCGTCCCTGGCAAACAACCAGTCATCGTCCTTGGCGAACAACCAGTCATCGTCCCTGGCAAACAACCAGTCATCGTCCTTGGCGAACAACCAGCTATCGTCCCTGGCTAACTACCAGTCATCGTCCTTGGCAAACTACCAGTTATCGTCCCTGGCAAACAACTAGTCATCGTCCCTGGCAAACAACCAGTCATCGTCCTTGGCGAACAACCAGCTATCGTCCCTGGCTAACTACCAGTCATCGACCCTGGGTCCCAGCTAGCACAACCTATCCATTGCGATCTCAAACTGCTACACACTATATGTGGGAAACGACCACCGCTTCATACG ATTATGATTGCGGCCCAAGTTACTTCCGAAACCGCAGTGGAGTAATAATGTCCCCAGGAGTTCCTGGACACGCCTACCCTAACAACAGAGACTGTCGCTACGACATTGATCTTGGCGGTGTGCCAGGCTCTCGTAAAACGGTGGCGCTTAC ATTTAATTTTTTCGACCTGGAGACGTGCTCGTCTTGTACGTGTGACTCTCTCACTATTAGTTCTGAGGAAACCGATCATCTGCGCATGTGTGACGGTTCCATGGTCAACACGTCTCGGACCTATTACG TTCATAAGTCAAGCGACATTTTGAAGTTGCACTTTACCACGGATTCCTCTGTTGTAAGATCCGGATTCTCCGTGAACTACGAGGTGTTGAGTTCTGAGGTCAGTGACACCTGCGGTAGTGATACCTGCTCTACTTGCAATGGCCTAATCCATCAGGATTATTTCGGCTGCTGTATTTGTTCAGACAGACATTATGAAACTACCACGTCACGCTATTACATGACATCAACTAGGG CTTACTCCAACAGCCTGTTACTTCAGATGCTGAACAATATAGTGCATCACGCACGAATGGTGGAACAATACGCTAGTGATTTGGAAAACGAGGCTAATAATGCCAAGAACCTGGTCGCCAATAGCTTTGGTTGA
- the LOC117342322 gene encoding uncharacterized protein LOC117342322, which produces MDLLISLGFQVNREKSIIEPTQVICHLGYIIDSIQFKVFLPDDKVEKILGKCQQVLSTHDVSIRLLASLIGCFTSSFKAIPLGPLYYRSLEADKLRGLAGSVDEYDGVVALSSDSIAEITWWQENLVMSNGKLIRQPNPDCILTTDSSLEGWGAVLGTREVNGLWSLQEATEHINYLELKAIQLSLHAFCKEWSSVQIMVQSDNTTAVAYINNMGGTVDKLNCLAKDIWLWCHGRDIFVSAKYLPGIENVQADALSRKFSVQTEWSLDPSIFQRTCLQFFLPDIDLFASRLNHKLDRFVSWGPDPMSENVDAFTITWEGLEPYLFPPFCLIPRVLRKVINDQVKRAIIIVPNWNSQHWFPMLLDLLVDTPARLPHWQDLITLPHNGRHHYLFRTLNLTACVISGQPSIIEAYQKRLPMWRSTHGDEELQRLITWRGRTGEFGVVNGKLILITRLRR; this is translated from the coding sequence ATGGATTTGCTCATTAGCCTGGGCTTCCAGGTCAATAGAGAGAAGTCTATTATAGAACCTACACAGGTCATTTGTCATTTGGGTTATATCATTGATTCAATCCAATTCAAAGTATTTTTACCAGACGATAAAGTTGAAAAAATTTTAGGGAAGTGTCAGCAGGTTCTGTCTACTCATGATGTCTCTATAAGGCTGCTAGCCTCTCTCATTGGATGTTTTACCTCATCATTTAAAGCCATTCCTTTAGGACCTCTTTATTATCGCTCGTTAGAGGCAGACAAGTTAAGGGGTCTTGCGGGTTCTGTGGACGAGTATGATGGGGTCGTGGCCCTTAGTTCAGATAGCATTGCAGAGATTACTTGGTGGCAAGAGAATCTAGTTATGTCCAATGGTAAACTCATAAGACAGCCTAATCCTGACTGTATTTTGACCACCGATTCCTCACTGGAGGGGTGGGGAGCTGTGCTAGGCACCAGGGAGGTAAATGGTCTCTGGTCTTTACAGGAGGCTACAGAACACATCAATTATCTCGAGTTGAAAGCAATTCAGTTATCTCTGCATGCTTTCTGTAAAGAGTGGTCTTCTGTTCAGATTATGGTTCAGAGTGATAATACTACTGCAGTGGCTTACATTAACAATATGGGTGGTACAGTAGATAAACTAAACTGTTTAGCAAAAGATATCTGGTTGTGGTGTCATGGGCGGGACATCTTTGTCTCCGCGAAGTATTTACCTGGTATTGAGAATGTTCAGGCTGATGCATTATCTCGGAAGTTCTCGGTACAGACAGAATGGAGTTTAGACCCAAGTATTTTTCAAAGGACTTGCTTGCAGTTTTTCCTACCTGACATTGATTTGTTCGCCTCAAGATTAAATCACAAGTTGGACAGATTTGTGTCTTGGGGGCCAGACCCTATGTCTGAGAATGTGGATGCTTTTACTATAACTTGGGAGGGTCTCGAGCCATATTTGTTTCCTCCATTTTGTCTGATACCTAGGGTACTTCGGAAAGTTATTAATGATCAAGTCAAAAGAGCAATTATAATTGTACCTAATTGGAATTCTCAGCACTGGTTTCCTATGTTGCTTGATTTGTTGGTGGATACACCAGCCAGACTACCACATTGGCAAGATTTAATCACACTACCTCACAATGGCCGTCACCATTATCTTTTCAGGACACTGAACCTGACCGCATGCGTCATCTCAGGGCAGCCCTCCATCATAGAGGCTTATCAGAAGAGGCTACCGATGTGGCGCTCCACTCATGGCGACGAGGAACTGCAAAGGCTTATAACTTGGCGTGGCAGAACTGGAGAGTTTGGTGTGGTGAACGGAAAATTAATTCTAATAACCCGACTGAGGAGATGA
- the LOC117321684 gene encoding uncharacterized protein LOC117321684 yields the protein MSDVSDDALSLGSDNEFEFEGPGVNVGANVTVCSEAATSPVKLARPKTRLQSKRVGKQKGKPTQSESVPRKKRKAGDEKLDSVLSAIEQLTKVVAQKKVSDENVRDVREIQDGDLRGREIDDLSLFEKESEDDGSEEFEDDEVFQLADIYDKAKFGPALSAKVAESITSAVRTRADVSKLNELYKIPENIEALLPPHTNHAVWNFVGANAQTCDRALQDFQRLLGHAMVPFLTLVSKFQKFGKKGTSEISVDSKEIKKTLSDGLSLLCNVHYELSVKRRWFIRPSLPYKHLYPLCNADTAITTELFGDNVEKRIKELDDLNRCTQRRGRAFGNRYNSGYRGGRSSKNWQAPWGRGGYRGSQLSHRGNSRFHRRGRRQFQSNPSNDANQGAGKTVNQ from the coding sequence atGTCTGACGTGTCAGACGACGCCCTATCGTTAGGGTCGGATAATGAGTTTGAGTTTGAGGGGCCCGGCGTTAATGTTGGAGCTAACGTCACTGTTTGCAGCGAAGCTGCAACTTCTCCGGTCAAATTGGCCAGACCCAAGACTCGGCTTCAGTCGAAAAGGGTCGGTAAACAGAAAGGAAAACCGACGCAGTCGGAGAGTGTTCCAAGGAAAAAGAGAAAAGCCGGTGACGAGAAACTTGACTCTGTGTTGTCTGCTATAGAGCAGTTAACGAAAGTGGTGGCTCAGAAAAAAGTTTCGGACGAGAACGTGCGAGACGTTCGCGagatccaagatggcgaccTCCGTGGTCGAGAGATTGATGATTTATCCTTGTTTGAAAAGGAGTCCGAGGATGATGGTTCGGAAGAGTTTGAGGATGACGAGGTCTTCCAGTTAGCGGATATATATGACAAGGCCAAGTTCGGACCAGCTCTTTCGGCGAAAGTAGCGGAGAGCATTACTTCTGCCGTCAGAACTAGGGCGGACGTGAGTAAACTGAACGAACTGTATAAAATTCCTGAGAATATTGAGGCACTGTTGCCCCCGCATACCAACCACGCGGTGTGGAATTTCGTTGGGGCCAACGCCCAGACATGTGATAGAGCCTTGCAAGATTTTCAGAGACTTCTGGGCCATGCTATGGTCCCTTTTCTGACTTTGGTCTCCAAATTTCAGAAGTTTGGGAAGAAGGGGACGTCAGAGATTAGTGTTGATTCAAAAGAGATTAAGAAGACGTTGTCCGACGGACTAAGTCTTTTATGTAATGTGCACTATGAGCTGTCAGTGAAACGGAGATGGTTTATTCGTCCGTCATTGCCCTACAAACACTTGTATCCGTTGTGTAATGCTGATACTGCTATCACTACAGAACTTTTCGGTGATAATGTAGAGAAGAGAATTAAGGAGCTTGATGACTTGAATCGTTGCACGCAGAGGAGAGGTCGAGCTTTCGGCAATCGATACAATTCTGGTTATCGTGGTGGACGGTCATCAAAAAACTGGCAGGCCCCGTGGGGGCGAGGAGGCTACAGAGGGTCCCAGCTGTCTCACAGAGGGAACTCGAGGTTTCACAGAAGGGGGAGAAGACAGTTTCAGAGCAACCCCAGCAACGATGCCAACCAGGGGGCAGGAAAAACAGTCAACCAGTAG